A single region of the Bacteroides luhongzhouii genome encodes:
- a CDS encoding DUF4961 domain-containing protein yields the protein MKKKLISLLQRKRHIVALSTILMTFVVMSCLFIDSVDITQMIDGKAVNYAKAGMTATFKMHGHIKVEGDPRNDKRLVFGFLAPKSWNLAQNARVSYTEDTFDPNIGEQNMTLIPSTEQPSNKPGLSWSAALMQEYGVGTNILEDMEWAAYWTKPYNGVAGEIHFTIYVRVPVGNKNLRFKPSFFINSTDDNFSTSADAKKCEEAGCFEVVEGEGLVTDFCSEHFNKTTPLTSLQNDFVTFSFIGGMDEDNALVKADKIYFEGTAVASDGHRYTVNEKSDKTLMKRENQYTKTYNITFWPEGFFNVPEGTELVSIEYAFTNADGSISVTQSDDDFVMLNIPLPPQKEPFIYTFYCE from the coding sequence ATGAAAAAGAAATTAATCAGCTTGCTTCAACGCAAACGGCACATCGTAGCGTTATCAACTATACTTATGACTTTCGTCGTTATGAGTTGCCTCTTTATCGATTCTGTCGATATAACCCAAATGATAGACGGAAAAGCCGTAAACTATGCAAAGGCCGGGATGACTGCTACTTTCAAAATGCATGGACATATTAAGGTTGAAGGAGACCCGCGCAATGACAAACGACTTGTTTTCGGTTTTTTGGCTCCTAAGAGTTGGAATTTGGCACAAAATGCCAGAGTTTCATACACAGAGGATACATTTGATCCGAATATAGGTGAGCAAAACATGACGCTTATCCCATCGACCGAACAACCTAGCAATAAACCAGGATTATCATGGTCGGCTGCTCTCATGCAAGAATACGGTGTCGGTACCAATATTCTGGAAGATATGGAATGGGCAGCCTATTGGACAAAACCCTATAACGGCGTTGCAGGGGAGATTCATTTTACAATCTATGTCCGTGTACCGGTAGGAAACAAAAATCTGCGTTTCAAACCATCATTCTTTATTAACAGTACTGACGATAACTTCAGTACAAGCGCGGATGCAAAGAAATGTGAGGAAGCCGGATGTTTTGAGGTAGTAGAAGGTGAAGGACTTGTTACTGACTTCTGTAGCGAACACTTCAACAAAACCACTCCATTGACATCATTGCAAAACGACTTTGTTACCTTTAGCTTTATAGGAGGCATGGACGAGGATAATGCACTTGTCAAGGCCGATAAGATCTATTTTGAAGGAACGGCGGTAGCTAGCGACGGACACCGTTATACCGTAAATGAGAAGAGTGACAAGACCCTGATGAAACGAGAGAATCAGTATACCAAAACATACAATATCACATTCTGGCCGGAAGGGTTCTTCAATGTACCTGAAGGAACAGAGCTTGTAAGTATTGAATATGCCTTCACTAATGCCGATGGATCTATCTCCGTTACACAGTCTGATGATGACTTCGTAATGTTAAATATACCTCTTCCTCCGCAGAAGGAACCATTCATATATACGTTCTATTGCGAGTGA
- a CDS encoding DUF5004 domain-containing protein translates to MKHSIHLAAIALLTTLLVTSCDTFSAPADPDKNTEQVKDISGTWQLTTVSRNSNDITETMDFSQFQIDLKKDGKYTIENYLPFVVRHNGTWKVDDIYYPFRLYFTEDGATEQASTDILFPITNGERNIVITHSPGCGSNTYTYVFKKISEN, encoded by the coding sequence ATGAAACATAGCATACATTTGGCGGCAATAGCCTTGCTGACTACTCTGCTTGTGACATCGTGTGATACGTTCTCTGCTCCTGCTGATCCTGACAAAAACACGGAGCAGGTCAAAGACATATCAGGCACGTGGCAACTCACCACAGTGAGCCGCAACAGTAATGATATTACCGAAACCATGGACTTCAGCCAGTTCCAAATTGACCTGAAGAAAGATGGTAAGTACACAATTGAAAACTATTTACCTTTTGTGGTACGCCACAATGGCACGTGGAAAGTTGACGATATCTATTATCCTTTTCGCCTCTATTTCACAGAGGATGGAGCCACAGAGCAGGCCAGTACCGATATCCTATTCCCCATTACCAATGGCGAACGTAACATCGTGATTACTCATAGCCCCGGGTGTGGTTCGAATACCTACACTTATGTATTCAAGAAAATATCAGAAAACTAA
- a CDS encoding RagB/SusD family nutrient uptake outer membrane protein, with amino-acid sequence MKLYMKSLMLLLFLGTVASCNDSFLDQTQTSDLNRETVFADSTYTANFLTGIYTDIGFDINYNRWTYLLANGGGLQSACDEAEFYPSSTIWTNMMFATGTVNPVTVSDDAWSKCYTNIRRCNVFLANIDRSPMVQSRKAQYISEALFLRAWYYFILMKHYGGVPIIGNNVYDATSTMKTSRNTWAECVEYVTHQCDSIVQLNVLPIRRTGQENGRASSAAALGLKARVCLYAASPLFNGSDFAPTDTKELVGYPSYDKERWKTAMDAARAVINLGTYNLFIRSKDLNGKAEPGFGFYVIFQAGDTRNANLTDDDGKNNNGAFAGNILDRKYQRESGHEAAYYPPSGSHSGTRHGGYIYKELADAFPMIDGKPINNSQYTFDPLNPAKSRDPRFNNTVIYDGALVPADDTYSATTVVNTWIGVGQTSDAVYQGTATGFYVRKGCDRLCKGSTWNPSRHNDPLIRYADILLMYAEAANEYHGPDFEETLGGQQLGCYPILKLIRKRAGIEPGADGMYGLEKDMTQKQMRQAIQEERRLEFAFEGHRFFDVRRWMIAPQTESKTMHGIEITRATDGTKTWKEFDVRTHVWRPAMYFFPIPYNETVKSKDLLQNPYYN; translated from the coding sequence ATGAAATTGTACATGAAATCATTAATGCTACTCCTATTTTTAGGAACAGTTGCGTCCTGTAATGACAGTTTCCTCGATCAAACCCAAACTTCGGATTTAAATCGTGAGACCGTTTTTGCAGATAGTACGTATACCGCCAACTTCCTGACCGGAATTTATACCGATATCGGGTTTGATATCAACTACAACCGATGGACGTACCTTTTGGCTAATGGTGGTGGGCTGCAAAGCGCTTGTGACGAAGCTGAATTTTATCCTTCGTCTACCATCTGGACAAACATGATGTTTGCTACCGGTACAGTTAATCCGGTTACGGTAAGTGATGACGCATGGTCGAAATGCTACACCAACATTCGTCGATGCAACGTATTCCTCGCCAACATAGACCGATCACCGATGGTACAGAGCCGAAAAGCTCAATACATATCCGAAGCACTTTTCTTGCGTGCCTGGTACTACTTCATTCTGATGAAACACTACGGTGGTGTACCAATTATTGGGAATAATGTATATGATGCTACTTCGACTATGAAAACCTCACGTAATACATGGGCGGAATGTGTAGAGTATGTGACCCATCAATGTGACTCTATCGTCCAACTCAATGTACTTCCCATAAGACGAACAGGACAAGAAAACGGCCGTGCCTCATCGGCAGCCGCCCTGGGTCTTAAAGCCCGTGTCTGCCTCTATGCAGCTAGTCCATTATTCAATGGAAGTGATTTCGCTCCTACCGATACCAAAGAATTAGTAGGCTATCCCTCTTATGATAAAGAACGTTGGAAAACGGCAATGGATGCTGCCCGTGCGGTAATCAATCTAGGAACCTATAATCTCTTTATTAGAAGTAAAGATTTGAACGGCAAAGCCGAACCAGGTTTCGGATTCTACGTCATATTCCAAGCTGGCGATACACGAAATGCCAATTTGACCGATGATGATGGTAAAAACAATAACGGAGCCTTTGCCGGCAATATCCTCGACCGTAAGTATCAACGTGAGTCCGGACATGAGGCTGCTTACTATCCACCTAGTGGCAGTCACTCCGGAACACGCCACGGCGGATACATATACAAAGAATTGGCAGATGCTTTCCCTATGATTGACGGTAAACCTATTAACAATAGCCAATACACATTCGATCCTTTGAATCCCGCCAAAAGTCGCGATCCCCGTTTCAACAACACTGTGATTTATGATGGTGCGTTGGTCCCTGCCGACGATACTTACAGTGCTACCACAGTTGTTAACACATGGATTGGCGTAGGGCAGACAAGCGATGCCGTATACCAAGGCACTGCCACCGGTTTCTATGTACGCAAGGGATGTGATCGCTTATGTAAAGGTAGTACATGGAATCCAAGCCGTCACAACGATCCACTGATACGTTACGCCGACATCTTACTGATGTATGCTGAAGCAGCCAATGAATATCATGGTCCCGATTTCGAAGAAACGCTAGGCGGACAACAACTCGGTTGTTATCCCATATTAAAACTCATTCGCAAGCGTGCCGGCATCGAGCCCGGTGCAGATGGTATGTACGGACTTGAAAAGGATATGACACAAAAACAGATGCGCCAAGCCATTCAGGAAGAGCGCCGCCTTGAATTTGCTTTTGAAGGGCATCGCTTCTTTGATGTACGCCGATGGATGATTGCTCCGCAAACCGAAAGCAAAACCATGCATGGCATTGAAATCACTCGCGCCACTGACGGAACAAAGACTTGGAAAGAATTTGATGTACGCACGCATGTATGGCGTCCGGCTATGTACTTTTTCCCAATTCCTTACAATGAGACGGTGAAGTCGAAAGATTTGCTACAGAATCCCTATTATAATTAA